The Desulfovibrio subterraneus genome has a segment encoding these proteins:
- a CDS encoding sulfite exporter TauE/SafE family protein: protein MSLIDLSIVELAMAFAVVFFGAFAQGVVGFGLALLIGPLLSMISPVFLPGPVVLLVSVITASMAWNGRKAVNVDGVKRSIGGYLLGTLVAAAIISSLPQRETAFLLGGLILCAVGISVAGIHLPATRKVLFSAGIVGGFMGTISGVGLPPLALALQSEPGPRLRGTLACVGFISILMAIVALVGVNKIGLRELTISLCLAPAVLLGFAASIKAAPKFDAGYTRPAVFLLSALSAAGLIFRNL, encoded by the coding sequence ATGTCCCTTATCGATCTTTCCATCGTCGAACTTGCCATGGCCTTTGCGGTCGTCTTCTTCGGCGCATTTGCACAGGGCGTTGTGGGCTTCGGCCTTGCCCTGCTCATCGGCCCGCTGCTCAGCATGATAAGCCCCGTATTCCTGCCCGGCCCCGTGGTGCTGCTGGTCAGCGTTATCACCGCCTCCATGGCGTGGAACGGGCGCAAGGCCGTCAATGTGGACGGCGTGAAGCGCTCCATAGGCGGCTACCTGCTCGGCACCCTTGTTGCGGCCGCCATCATCAGCAGCCTGCCGCAGCGCGAAACCGCCTTTCTGCTCGGCGGCCTCATTCTGTGCGCCGTGGGCATAAGCGTGGCGGGCATTCACCTGCCCGCAACCCGCAAGGTGCTGTTCTCCGCAGGGATTGTGGGCGGCTTCATGGGTACCATCAGCGGCGTGGGCCTTCCCCCGCTGGCGCTCGCCCTGCAGAGCGAACCCGGCCCGAGACTGCGCGGCACCCTTGCCTGCGTGGGCTTCATCTCCATTCTCATGGCCATTGTGGCGCTGGTGGGAGTGAACAAGATCGGCCTGCGGGAACTGACCATATCCCTGTGCCTTGCACCCGCCGTGCTGCTGGGCTTTGCCGCTTCAATCAAGGCTGCGCCCAAGTTTGATGCGGGCTACACCCGTCCGGCGGTCTTTCTGCTTTCCGCACTCAGCGCTGCGGGTCTCATCTTCCGCAACCTGTAA
- a CDS encoding LuxR C-terminal-related transcriptional regulator: MRDGQERQNGCRRLLHALADDEGFFLERWSLHMARAGYLEHTTARRLDCMQALNEFLTPMFTHEESPAGDDPEWPDYLWLVRNEGEWARTQIESARRHRMRGITADMYLGCFKTFIHSLVDVIEHMDGDFRDKAMARRLARRYGDALEVLFVSDWTRTLPDLAAQRLDEANRLLTLEKCRFENILNATSDLLFVTGPDGRITNVNAAALHALPERKLFGVPVWELLNIEARSMEELLRYYPVGVSCEMSPLDNGLIYRMQMTPMNTVSLASDEYLIALTNVTSQASQRDALEQVVAQRTDDLLREKEHLEEMNITLRNVLKSIEKDRESFIRDISAKLGHIVLPALERIEAESDPAIRRGYVTVVRDQLARMTPGDEASDPLLLKLTPMEAKVCQFIQAGHSSKDIANSLNLSIETVQTHRKHIRRKLGLHGKTTGLYAHLKTAGLPS; encoded by the coding sequence ATGCGGGACGGACAGGAAAGACAAAACGGCTGCAGACGACTTTTGCACGCACTGGCGGATGACGAGGGCTTCTTTCTCGAACGCTGGTCGCTGCATATGGCACGGGCGGGCTATCTTGAGCACACCACGGCCAGGCGTCTGGATTGCATGCAGGCGCTGAACGAATTTCTCACCCCCATGTTCACCCACGAAGAAAGCCCTGCGGGAGACGATCCCGAATGGCCGGACTATCTGTGGCTCGTACGCAACGAAGGCGAATGGGCGCGCACACAGATAGAATCCGCCCGCCGCCACCGCATGCGCGGCATTACCGCCGACATGTACCTTGGCTGCTTCAAGACCTTTATCCACAGCCTTGTGGACGTCATAGAACACATGGACGGCGACTTCAGGGACAAGGCCATGGCCCGCAGACTGGCAAGACGGTACGGCGATGCCCTTGAAGTGCTTTTTGTAAGCGACTGGACCCGCACCCTGCCGGACCTTGCCGCCCAGAGGCTTGATGAGGCCAACAGGCTGCTGACCCTTGAAAAATGCCGTTTCGAGAACATTCTCAACGCCACATCCGACCTGCTGTTCGTCACCGGCCCCGACGGACGCATCACCAACGTAAATGCCGCCGCCCTGCATGCCCTGCCGGAACGCAAACTCTTCGGCGTTCCCGTCTGGGAGCTGCTCAATATTGAAGCCCGGTCCATGGAAGAGCTTCTCCGCTACTATCCTGTCGGCGTGTCGTGCGAAATGAGTCCGCTTGATAACGGGCTCATCTACCGCATGCAGATGACCCCCATGAACACGGTCAGCCTTGCCAGCGACGAATACCTGATCGCCCTCACCAATGTCACCTCGCAGGCTTCGCAACGCGATGCGCTCGAACAGGTGGTTGCCCAGCGGACAGACGACCTGCTCAGGGAAAAGGAACATCTTGAAGAGATGAACATAACCCTGCGCAATGTGCTCAAGAGCATTGAAAAGGACAGGGAATCGTTCATCCGCGACATCTCCGCCAAGCTCGGCCATATCGTACTGCCCGCACTTGAACGGATAGAGGCGGAAAGCGACCCCGCCATACGGCGCGGGTACGTAACCGTGGTGCGCGACCAGCTGGCGCGGATGACACCGGGCGACGAGGCTTCCGACCCGCTGCTCCTCAAGCTCACCCCCATGGAAGCCAAAGTCTGCCAGTTCATTCAGGCCGGACACAGCAGCAAGGACATAGCCAACAGCCTGAACCTGTCCATTGAAACCGTGCAAACCCACCGCAAGCACATCCGCCGCAAGCTGGGCCTGCATGGCAAAACCACCGGCTTGTATGCCCATCTCAAAACTGCGGGGTTGCCCTCCTGA